A DNA window from Maribellus comscasis contains the following coding sequences:
- a CDS encoding 2-oxoglutarate dehydrogenase E1 component, with product MIDKFSSLGNQELEAIEDLYQTYLRNPEEIDKSWQQFFSGFEFGRKNYEEKTGAIPSEKMNKEFAILNLIHGYRQRGHLFTKTNPVRARRTYSPTLDIKNFGLEEKDLETTFQAGNDIGIGPAKLKDIVAHLEDTYCRSIGVEYVYMRNPEVIQWLRGRMESTKNSQEFTEEKRKHIFYHLKLAVGFENFIHKKFVGQKRFSLEGAETLIPSLDAVIERGAELGIEEFVLGMAHRGRLNVLSNILEKPYENIFKEFYGKEYEDDISQGDVKYHLGYENEVETDFGKKVKLKLMPNPSHLETVGPIVEGMTRSRIDSVYNGDFSKAAPIIIHGDAAIAAQGVVYETIQMSQLNGYKTGGTIHLVINNQVGFTTPYLEARSSTYCTDVAKVTRSPVFHVNGDDVESLIFIIKLALEFRQKFYTDVFIDILCYRKYGHNEGDEPRFTQPMLYKAISKHPNPRDIYSEKLDKLGIMSKEESRKKIKEFDQFLEEKYKASEQIDKLKIRKFLINEYEPYKMPKEEVFGQKTATGIKKEVLLGVAQKINSLPKGSKFFKKVDRILSDRKLMLSDNRLDWAMGELLAYGTLVSEGHPVRLSGQDTERGTFAHRHAAFVVEGTDEKYFPLKYVAEKQAPFHVYNSLLSEYAAMGFEYGYSLAQPNGLTIWEAQFGDFHNVAQVIVDQYITSAFEKWGLMNGLVLLLPHGYEGQGPEHSSARIERFLQQAANHNIQVVIPTTPANMFHLLRRQVKMKTRVPLIVFTPKSLLRHPQVVSKIEDLATGAFDEVIDDPVAESDLVEKVVFTTGRLYYDLAKTKMEKGISNVAVVRMEQIHPIPHKQIDEILKKYKKASELIWAQDEPENMGAWPFIERKLKDLNLTPVTRKESGSPAVGLMEIHKQSLEKLLETVFQEKKVIA from the coding sequence ATGATTGATAAATTTTCGTCATTAGGGAATCAGGAGTTGGAAGCTATAGAAGACCTCTATCAAACTTACCTTAGAAATCCGGAAGAAATAGACAAGAGCTGGCAGCAGTTTTTTTCAGGCTTTGAATTTGGTCGGAAAAATTATGAAGAAAAAACTGGAGCAATTCCTTCAGAAAAAATGAATAAGGAGTTTGCCATTTTGAATTTGATTCATGGTTATCGTCAGCGGGGACATTTGTTTACCAAGACTAATCCGGTCAGGGCAAGAAGAACGTATTCACCAACCTTAGACATAAAGAATTTTGGATTGGAGGAAAAGGATCTTGAAACAACTTTTCAGGCCGGAAACGACATTGGCATCGGTCCGGCCAAATTAAAAGATATTGTTGCTCATTTGGAAGATACTTATTGTCGTTCAATTGGTGTTGAGTATGTATATATGCGTAACCCTGAGGTAATTCAGTGGCTCAGAGGGAGGATGGAGAGCACAAAAAATTCGCAGGAATTTACGGAAGAAAAAAGAAAGCATATATTTTATCATTTAAAACTTGCGGTTGGTTTCGAGAATTTTATTCATAAAAAATTTGTTGGCCAAAAGCGTTTTTCACTGGAAGGAGCTGAGACTTTAATTCCTTCGCTCGATGCTGTTATCGAACGTGGGGCGGAACTTGGGATTGAAGAATTTGTGTTGGGAATGGCACACCGGGGAAGGTTAAATGTTTTGTCGAATATTTTGGAAAAACCATACGAGAACATTTTTAAAGAATTTTACGGGAAAGAATATGAGGACGATATTTCGCAAGGTGATGTAAAATACCATTTAGGCTATGAAAATGAAGTAGAGACAGATTTTGGCAAAAAAGTAAAGTTAAAACTAATGCCGAATCCTTCACATCTTGAGACGGTTGGACCGATTGTGGAAGGAATGACCCGCTCACGGATTGATTCGGTGTATAACGGAGATTTTTCAAAAGCTGCTCCGATTATTATCCATGGCGATGCTGCCATTGCTGCGCAGGGTGTTGTTTACGAAACGATTCAAATGTCGCAGTTAAACGGGTATAAAACGGGTGGCACTATTCATTTGGTTATTAACAATCAGGTTGGTTTTACAACTCCTTACCTCGAAGCCCGTTCAAGTACGTACTGTACCGATGTGGCCAAAGTGACGCGTTCGCCCGTTTTTCATGTTAATGGTGACGATGTTGAATCATTGATTTTTATCATAAAACTTGCCTTGGAATTTCGTCAGAAATTTTACACCGATGTTTTTATCGATATTCTTTGTTACCGCAAGTATGGACATAATGAAGGAGATGAACCTCGCTTTACGCAACCCATGCTGTACAAGGCAATTTCAAAACATCCGAATCCACGTGATATTTATTCGGAAAAGCTGGATAAATTGGGAATTATGTCAAAGGAAGAGTCGAGAAAGAAAATAAAAGAATTTGACCAGTTTCTGGAGGAAAAATACAAAGCATCAGAACAAATTGATAAACTGAAAATCAGGAAGTTTCTAATCAATGAATATGAACCATACAAAATGCCTAAAGAGGAAGTTTTTGGACAGAAGACAGCTACGGGTATAAAAAAAGAAGTTTTACTTGGGGTAGCTCAAAAAATAAATTCACTGCCCAAAGGTTCAAAGTTCTTCAAAAAAGTTGATCGCATTTTGTCTGATCGGAAGCTGATGCTCTCAGATAATCGTCTGGATTGGGCAATGGGTGAATTGCTTGCATACGGAACTTTGGTTTCGGAAGGCCATCCGGTTCGCTTATCCGGGCAGGACACCGAGCGTGGTACTTTTGCTCACCGCCACGCCGCTTTTGTGGTAGAAGGAACAGATGAAAAGTATTTTCCGCTAAAATATGTAGCCGAAAAACAGGCGCCTTTTCACGTTTATAATTCTTTATTGTCTGAATATGCAGCCATGGGATTTGAATACGGGTATTCGCTGGCGCAGCCCAATGGCTTAACCATTTGGGAAGCCCAGTTTGGCGATTTTCATAATGTGGCACAGGTAATCGTTGACCAGTATATTACTTCAGCATTTGAAAAGTGGGGATTGATGAATGGATTGGTTCTGTTATTGCCGCATGGCTACGAAGGGCAGGGGCCGGAACATTCAAGCGCCAGAATTGAACGTTTCCTGCAACAGGCTGCAAATCATAATATTCAGGTTGTAATTCCTACAACACCCGCAAATATGTTTCACCTGTTGCGTCGTCAGGTAAAAATGAAAACACGGGTGCCTCTTATTGTTTTTACACCTAAAAGTTTATTACGTCATCCGCAGGTGGTTTCAAAAATTGAAGATTTAGCAACGGGAGCTTTTGATGAAGTAATTGACGATCCGGTGGCTGAATCTGATTTGGTTGAAAAAGTGGTGTTTACTACCGGTCGTTTGTATTACGATTTGGCAAAAACAAAAATGGAAAAAGGGATTAGCAATGTTGCAGTGGTAAGAATGGAGCAGATACATCCGATTCCGCATAAACAAATCGATGAGATTTTGAAAAAGTATAAAAAGGCTTCAGAATTGATTTGGGCACAGGATGAACCTGAAAATATGGGCGCATGGCCTTTTATCGAACGCAAACTTAAAGATTTGAATCTTACGCCGGTAACACGGAAGGAAAGCGGAAGTCCGGCAGTTGGATTGATGGAAATCCACAAACAAAGTCTGGAGAAATTGCTGGAAACGGTTTTTCAGGAAAAAAAAGTAATAGCTTGA
- a CDS encoding Crp/Fnr family transcriptional regulator has product MKTENEIFAQLTSKLVSEIKNHGIKKEVPADLEVMREGQYIKAIPFVMNGLVKVYTRYDERELLLYYIKPGESCIMSFDACLQNKPSKVYASTEEQSTILLLPVGKVFRWMKEYPEMNTLFFLQYNTRYSELINMINQVLFEKLDKRLMEYLRAKVSLTNKNQINISHRKIANDLGTAREVVTRILKKMENENKISQDADGIKII; this is encoded by the coding sequence ATGAAAACAGAAAATGAAATTTTTGCTCAACTGACTTCAAAACTGGTGTCAGAGATAAAAAATCACGGGATAAAAAAAGAAGTTCCTGCGGATCTCGAAGTAATGCGCGAAGGCCAGTACATCAAGGCTATCCCTTTTGTAATGAATGGATTGGTAAAAGTTTACACACGATACGATGAAAGAGAACTACTGCTGTATTACATTAAACCGGGAGAAAGCTGTATTATGTCGTTTGATGCCTGTTTACAAAACAAACCAAGCAAGGTTTATGCTTCAACTGAAGAACAGTCAACCATTCTTTTGTTACCTGTTGGAAAAGTCTTTCGATGGATGAAAGAATACCCCGAAATGAATACCTTGTTTTTTCTTCAATACAACACCAGATACAGTGAATTAATAAATATGATTAATCAGGTTCTTTTTGAAAAACTGGACAAAAGACTGATGGAGTATTTGCGGGCAAAAGTCAGTTTAACAAACAAGAATCAGATTAATATTTCACACAGAAAAATAGCCAATGATTTGGGTACTGCGCGTGAAGTTGTAACCCGTATTTTGAAAAAAATGGAGAACGAAAACAAAATTTCACAAGATGCGGATGGAATAAAAATTATTTGA
- a CDS encoding YgaP family membrane protein, with the protein MKKNMGNADRIIRLIIAAIIVVLYATNTITGTLGIVLLVLAGIFVFTSLFHICPLYFPFGIKTNKKPK; encoded by the coding sequence ATGAAAAAAAATATGGGGAATGCTGACAGAATTATCAGACTGATAATTGCTGCAATAATTGTTGTTCTTTATGCCACAAACACAATTACAGGGACCTTGGGAATTGTGTTACTTGTGCTGGCCGGAATTTTTGTTTTTACAAGCTTGTTTCACATATGTCCGCTTTACTTTCCTTTCGGAATAAAAACAAATAAAAAGCCGAAGTAA
- a CDS encoding T9SS type A sorting domain-containing protein, giving the protein MKTIFTLIKFFTTLKESFILVVLLFFFHQSIAQQKHAIEVSNNKFTPDELTIEVGDTVEWTNIEGYHNVNGTQETYPSNPESFGNNPGNGWTYSHVFSTTGTYDYQCNPHVDLGMIGKIMVNDGMMADSMNYMLTMNFSDMNPHVGQNLWLAVIDKETGKEVARTMDTVSVSFDLNVSGLEMYHSYYVNFYADHNGNGMYDAPPADHAWQMELDSVMSDTTLMFTHNTNFTDIVWMNKLTVQFMNMTPHVGQMLSLAAKAIGAETELDRVTTLIDTSDFMIYIYGIEVGMSYNIDFFADFNQNGMYDAPPTDHAWRIELNDVAGDTTVMFTHNTNFTDIMWMNKLTVKFMGMTPHVGQDLWLGVIEKDSGEEIVSTNAVVEENFEIEILGIKDSMSYNVDFYVDFNENGEYDAPPTDHAWRIELNDVMGDTTLMFTHNTNFTDIFLPTSTNSLSFTNSKMYPNPARDFVILEFDKSKSSPTEIAFYDLSGKIRQKTITQNLNNINLNIQELARGIYFIEVKTNSDKKVFKLVKQ; this is encoded by the coding sequence ATGAAAACAATTTTTACATTGATAAAATTTTTTACGACGTTAAAAGAATCGTTTATACTTGTAGTGCTGTTGTTTTTCTTTCATCAGTCAATTGCACAACAAAAGCATGCTATTGAAGTTTCGAATAACAAATTTACACCCGACGAATTAACCATTGAGGTTGGAGACACAGTTGAATGGACAAATATTGAGGGGTATCACAATGTAAACGGAACGCAAGAGACTTATCCTTCAAATCCTGAATCGTTTGGAAATAATCCCGGAAACGGCTGGACGTACAGTCATGTTTTTTCTACAACCGGAACCTATGATTATCAATGCAACCCGCATGTTGATCTGGGAATGATTGGTAAAATAATGGTTAATGACGGCATGATGGCTGATTCGATGAATTATATGCTTACAATGAATTTTTCGGACATGAACCCACACGTAGGGCAAAACCTTTGGCTTGCAGTGATTGACAAAGAAACCGGGAAAGAAGTGGCCAGAACCATGGATACAGTCTCAGTTAGTTTTGATTTGAACGTTTCAGGACTGGAAATGTACCATTCTTATTATGTGAACTTCTATGCAGATCATAACGGAAACGGAATGTACGACGCACCGCCGGCTGACCATGCCTGGCAAATGGAACTGGATAGTGTAATGAGTGATACAACGTTAATGTTTACCCACAATACCAACTTCACCGACATCGTGTGGATGAATAAATTGACCGTACAATTTATGAATATGACACCACATGTTGGTCAGATGCTTTCGCTGGCGGCGAAAGCTATCGGTGCAGAGACTGAACTTGACAGAGTAACTACACTTATTGACACATCTGATTTTATGATATATATATACGGAATAGAGGTTGGCATGTCTTACAATATTGATTTTTTCGCAGATTTTAATCAAAACGGCATGTATGATGCGCCGCCCACCGATCATGCCTGGAGAATAGAACTAAACGATGTGGCGGGCGATACAACTGTGATGTTCACCCACAATACCAATTTTACTGACATTATGTGGATGAACAAATTAACCGTAAAGTTTATGGGGATGACTCCGCACGTTGGACAAGATTTATGGCTTGGGGTGATTGAAAAAGATTCAGGGGAAGAGATTGTCTCAACGAATGCAGTAGTGGAAGAAAATTTTGAAATTGAAATTTTGGGAATCAAGGACAGCATGTCGTACAACGTTGATTTTTATGTTGATTTCAATGAAAATGGAGAGTACGATGCTCCGCCAACCGACCATGCGTGGCGCATAGAATTAAATGATGTAATGGGCGACACAACTTTAATGTTTACCCACAACACCAATTTCACCGATATTTTCCTGCCGACTTCAACCAATAGCTTAAGTTTTACAAATTCAAAAATGTATCCCAATCCGGCTCGTGATTTTGTAATACTCGAATTTGATAAAAGCAAAAGTTCGCCTACAGAGATTGCGTTTTACGATCTAAGCGGAAAAATCCGGCAAAAAACAATTACACAAAATCTCAATAATATAAACCTGAATATTCAGGAGTTAGCAAGAGGAATTTATTTTATTGAGGTCAAAACAAATTCGGACAAAAAGGTGTTTAAATTAGTGAAACAATAA
- a CDS encoding DUF5777 family beta-barrel protein, giving the protein MKHLLTTTILLYILGIGAGYAQEDEESQDNIFQGTRFVNAQSANLVEKGKLNLSIQHRFGDISGGLYELFGLDLATMRLGFEYGFGDNFNLGIGRSTYLKTYDGFAKFRFVQQSSDFPFTITATAEGAIPTLKNYFPDSNDDFSDKFSGAVQLHLAKTIQNFGIQVSPGYLNTGYLNSENTSYSLFTLGLGASVKVSKKVSVNLEYLHSFNNDYSNTKPLSLGVDLDTGGHLFQLIVSNSQQMFGQYLYTHTSGDWGDGHVYFGFNLIRQFRIKYY; this is encoded by the coding sequence ATGAAACATTTGTTAACAACCACAATTTTATTGTACATTCTCGGAATCGGAGCAGGTTACGCCCAGGAAGACGAGGAATCGCAAGACAATATTTTCCAGGGCACCAGATTTGTCAATGCTCAATCGGCAAATTTGGTTGAAAAAGGGAAGCTAAATCTATCTATCCAACACCGCTTTGGTGACATAAGCGGTGGTCTTTATGAGCTCTTCGGGCTTGACCTCGCTACGATGAGACTGGGTTTTGAATATGGTTTTGGAGACAACTTTAATCTTGGAATAGGAAGGAGCACTTATTTAAAAACATACGATGGATTTGCAAAATTCAGATTTGTGCAGCAAAGCAGCGATTTTCCTTTCACAATTACAGCCACTGCTGAGGGAGCAATTCCAACCCTAAAAAACTATTTCCCGGATTCTAATGATGATTTTTCAGACAAATTTTCTGGTGCTGTTCAGTTGCATTTGGCAAAAACAATACAAAATTTCGGAATACAAGTTTCTCCCGGTTATCTAAATACGGGCTACCTCAATTCAGAAAATACCAGTTATTCGCTTTTTACTCTAGGGCTGGGAGCTTCGGTCAAAGTTTCAAAAAAAGTTTCGGTAAACCTTGAATACCTGCACAGTTTTAATAACGATTATTCAAATACCAAACCTTTATCGTTAGGTGTAGATCTGGATACCGGAGGACATTTGTTTCAATTGATTGTTTCCAATTCACAGCAAATGTTTGGTCAGTATTTGTATACACACACAAGTGGAGACTGGGGTGATGGACATGTCTATTTTGGATTTAACCTGATTCGACAATTTAGAATTAAATACTACTAA
- a CDS encoding ubiquinol-cytochrome c reductase iron-sulfur subunit → MERKEFIKKFAVGGSILLAAPALFNACSDGNDDVIDDMDDNDGTTIDLTSSTFANLQTVGGFAYKGDIIIIRVSNTQYVALSSVCTHQGCTVEFNSTDTAVVCPCHGSAFSTTGAVTQGPAATNLKSYSVTVNGDTLTIK, encoded by the coding sequence ATGGAAAGAAAAGAATTTATTAAAAAGTTTGCAGTTGGCGGCAGTATTTTGCTGGCAGCGCCGGCCTTATTTAACGCATGTAGCGATGGAAATGACGATGTTATCGACGATATGGATGACAACGACGGAACTACTATTGACTTAACCAGCAGTACTTTTGCTAACCTGCAAACTGTTGGTGGTTTTGCCTACAAAGGCGACATTATTATTATCAGGGTCAGTAACACACAATATGTTGCCTTGTCAAGTGTTTGTACGCATCAGGGATGTACTGTTGAATTTAACTCCACCGATACCGCTGTTGTTTGTCCGTGCCATGGCTCAGCATTTAGTACTACAGGAGCAGTGACACAAGGGCCTGCAGCAACGAATCTGAAATCATATTCTGTTACTGTTAACGGCGATACGCTGACAATAAAATAA
- a CDS encoding cupin domain-containing protein, giving the protein MRITVDQLEQEELEEMDVFSWPVWEHEEEKFEWYYDKTETCYIVSGEATIISEFENITIKSGDFVVFPAGLECIWDIHSAVSKHYTFE; this is encoded by the coding sequence ATGAGAATAACCGTAGATCAATTGGAGCAGGAGGAGCTGGAGGAGATGGATGTTTTTTCGTGGCCGGTTTGGGAGCACGAAGAAGAAAAATTTGAATGGTACTACGATAAAACAGAAACATGTTATATTGTATCAGGTGAGGCAACAATTATTTCCGAGTTTGAGAATATTACAATAAAATCGGGCGATTTTGTTGTATTTCCGGCAGGACTGGAATGTATTTGGGATATCCATTCTGCCGTGAGTAAACATTATACGTTCGAGTAA
- a CDS encoding metallophosphoesterase family protein, producing MKNFILISILLITVIGCQQPKPNSTEEKSNNFTFVFATDIHITEERNATEGFLQAIDSINKIAPDFVLTGGDNIMDALGQTYGRSDTLYNLYEKTAEKIEAPVYNTMGNHEVFGLYERSGVDPSHEKYGKKMYEDRIGKRYYSFDHKNWHFIVLDGIGFTEDRHYYGLIDSVQVEWLKQDLAQTGKETPVIVSTHIPLLSVGKQIMAGPTEAFEKGSVVTNALEIIEILEQYNVKLVLQGHLHFLEDINYNGIHYLTGGAVSSNWWRGQRYGMEEGFVKINISGEDFNWHYVDFGWEVNE from the coding sequence ATGAAAAATTTTATTCTCATTTCAATCTTACTGATTACTGTAATTGGTTGTCAGCAACCAAAACCAAATTCAACAGAAGAAAAAAGCAACAATTTCACTTTTGTATTTGCAACCGATATTCATATAACTGAAGAGCGAAATGCAACAGAAGGATTTTTGCAGGCCATTGATTCCATCAATAAAATTGCACCTGACTTTGTTTTAACCGGCGGCGATAATATTATGGATGCATTGGGGCAAACTTATGGCAGAAGCGATACATTGTATAATTTGTATGAAAAAACCGCAGAGAAAATTGAAGCTCCGGTATACAATACGATGGGAAATCACGAAGTTTTTGGCCTTTATGAAAGAAGCGGAGTAGATCCTTCTCACGAAAAATACGGTAAAAAAATGTACGAAGACCGTATTGGAAAGAGGTATTATTCTTTTGACCATAAAAACTGGCATTTTATTGTTCTCGATGGAATTGGATTTACTGAAGACAGACACTATTACGGGCTAATTGATTCGGTTCAGGTAGAATGGTTAAAACAGGATTTGGCTCAAACAGGAAAAGAAACGCCGGTTATTGTTAGTACACATATTCCTTTGTTAAGCGTTGGCAAACAAATTATGGCCGGTCCTACTGAAGCATTTGAAAAAGGATCGGTTGTAACAAATGCACTTGAAATTATTGAAATTCTTGAGCAATATAATGTTAAATTGGTTCTACAGGGACACCTGCATTTTCTCGAAGATATTAATTACAATGGAATTCATTACCTGACTGGTGGCGCTGTTTCATCAAATTGGTGGAGAGGACAACGGTATGGAATGGAGGAAGGATTTGTTAAAATAAACATTTCAGGCGAAGATTTCAATTGGCATTATGTTGATTTTGGCTGGGAAGTAAACGAATAA
- a CDS encoding indolepyruvate oxidoreductase subunit beta, whose translation MKTDIILAGVGGQGILSIATTLGAAALNENYYLKQAETHGMSQRGGAVVSHLRISDKPIYSDLIPMGEADIILSVEPLESLRYLPYLSKGGSLVTNTTEFKNIPNYPELDKTFEELRKKFKIVQIEADKIARDIGNPKASNMVMLGAASPFINIHDEIIVEGIRTIFKQKGENIVYLNTKAFEAGKKFTGK comes from the coding sequence ATGAAAACCGATATAATTTTGGCCGGAGTTGGCGGCCAGGGAATATTATCTATTGCTACTACGTTAGGTGCAGCGGCATTAAACGAAAACTATTATTTAAAACAGGCCGAAACCCACGGAATGAGTCAACGGGGCGGAGCAGTAGTTTCTCACTTGCGTATTTCCGATAAACCCATTTATTCCGATTTAATTCCAATGGGAGAGGCAGATATAATTTTATCAGTTGAACCACTGGAATCGCTTCGTTATTTGCCTTATCTTTCCAAAGGAGGAAGTTTGGTAACCAACACAACTGAATTTAAGAATATTCCAAATTATCCTGAGTTGGATAAAACATTTGAAGAGTTAAGAAAGAAATTTAAGATTGTACAAATAGAAGCCGACAAAATAGCGCGTGACATTGGTAATCCCAAAGCTTCGAATATGGTGATGTTGGGTGCTGCTTCTCCTTTTATAAATATTCACGATGAAATTATTGTTGAAGGGATTCGGACGATTTTTAAACAAAAAGGTGAAAATATTGTTTATTTAAATACGAAAGCATTTGAAGCTGGAAAGAAATTTACAGGTAAGTAA
- a CDS encoding thiamine pyrophosphate-dependent enzyme: MQRNLFLGVEAIGQAAIDAGISGIYAYPGTPSTEITEYIQNNKIAVERDIHREWSANEKTALEEALGMSYAGKRSMACMKHVGLNVAADVFMNAAITGIHGGLVITVADDPSQHSSQNEQDSRFYGKFAMIPVFEPSNQQEAYDMTREAFAFSEKTKLPVMMRITTRLAHSRAGVVQKEILPENELKLPENLMQFMLLPAYGRKYYQNLLDKQDWLTELSEKSKFNTFTEGKDKGLGIVTCGIAHNYLMENYPEGKCPYPVVKISQYPVPEKWLKKLENECDELLIIEEGYPLVEELLKDYFEKGTKVCGRLSGALPRRGELNPDHVAKALGKEKAETFKVPDNLANRPPSLCAGCGHQDTYFALNEVIEEIGDGRVFSDIGCYTLGALPPYNTINTCVDMGASITMAKGASDAGLKPVFAVIGDSTFTHSGITGLLDCVVENTNVNIIIVDNEAVAMTGGQDSSAKGKIERICEGIGVQPEHIRLFIPLKKNHDEIVEIIKEEMEYDGVSVIIGRRECIQKIARTKKINKAKKQA; this comes from the coding sequence ATGCAACGTAACTTATTTTTAGGAGTTGAAGCTATAGGTCAGGCCGCTATCGACGCGGGAATTTCGGGTATCTATGCTTATCCCGGAACCCCTTCAACTGAAATAACCGAATACATTCAGAACAACAAAATCGCTGTTGAAAGAGATATTCACCGAGAATGGTCGGCAAATGAGAAAACGGCTTTGGAAGAAGCTTTAGGAATGTCGTATGCCGGGAAACGTTCAATGGCGTGCATGAAACATGTAGGTTTGAACGTGGCCGCCGATGTTTTTATGAATGCAGCGATAACAGGAATTCACGGAGGTTTGGTGATTACGGTGGCCGACGATCCGTCGCAACATTCTTCACAAAATGAACAGGACTCCCGCTTTTACGGAAAATTTGCGATGATTCCAGTTTTTGAGCCTTCAAATCAACAGGAAGCCTATGATATGACAAGGGAAGCTTTTGCTTTTTCTGAAAAAACAAAATTGCCGGTAATGATGCGCATTACAACCCGGCTGGCACACTCACGCGCTGGTGTTGTACAAAAGGAAATTTTGCCTGAGAATGAATTAAAACTTCCTGAGAATTTGATGCAATTTATGCTTTTGCCTGCTTACGGAAGAAAGTATTATCAGAATCTTTTGGATAAACAAGATTGGCTGACCGAGCTTTCAGAGAAGTCAAAATTTAACACGTTTACAGAAGGTAAAGATAAAGGCCTCGGAATCGTTACATGCGGAATTGCACACAATTATCTGATGGAAAATTACCCTGAAGGAAAGTGTCCATATCCAGTGGTAAAAATTAGTCAGTACCCGGTTCCGGAAAAATGGTTAAAAAAACTGGAAAACGAATGTGATGAATTATTGATAATTGAAGAGGGATATCCACTGGTTGAGGAACTTTTAAAAGATTATTTTGAAAAAGGAACAAAGGTTTGTGGCCGTTTGAGTGGGGCACTTCCAAGAAGAGGAGAGCTAAATCCTGATCATGTGGCGAAAGCGTTAGGGAAAGAAAAAGCTGAGACTTTCAAAGTGCCTGATAATCTTGCAAATCGTCCGCCATCGCTTTGTGCCGGATGTGGGCATCAGGATACATATTTTGCTTTGAATGAGGTTATTGAAGAAATTGGAGACGGCCGTGTTTTTTCTGATATTGGTTGTTATACGCTCGGAGCTTTGCCACCTTATAATACGATTAATACATGTGTTGACATGGGGGCTTCAATAACCATGGCAAAAGGAGCTTCTGATGCCGGTTTAAAACCGGTTTTTGCAGTTATCGGCGATTCTACATTTACACATTCAGGGATTACCGGTTTACTCGACTGTGTGGTTGAAAATACCAATGTAAATATTATCATTGTAGATAACGAAGCTGTTGCTATGACTGGCGGACAGGATTCTTCTGCAAAAGGTAAAATTGAACGAATCTGTGAAGGAATTGGAGTTCAGCCGGAACATATCCGTTTATTTATTCCCCTAAAAAAGAATCACGATGAAATTGTGGAGATAATAAAAGAAGAAATGGAGTATGACGGAGTTTCTGTGATTATCGGACGAAGAGAATGTATTCAAAAAATTGCAAGGACAAAAAAAATAAACAAAGCCAAAAAACAAGCATAA
- a CDS encoding YjbQ family protein: MHHVLTHSDCVMPAHLKSSVIGAEITIPITNNRLNLGTWQGIYFCEFRDYGGSRKLVLTVFS, translated from the coding sequence ATGCATCATGTATTAACACATAGTGACTGTGTTATGCCTGCACATCTAAAATCGTCGGTTATTGGAGCTGAAATAACTATTCCTATTACCAACAACCGATTAAATCTTGGTACCTGGCAGGGGATATACTTTTGCGAGTTCAGAGATTATGGTGGCTCAAGGAAATTGGTTTTAACCGTTTTTAGTTAA
- a CDS encoding secondary thiamine-phosphate synthase enzyme YjbQ encodes MITQTDIRLKEYHRGFHLITHVIEDNLPKLPEKGLLHLIIKHTSAGLTLNENADPSVRVDFESFINKLIPENHPVYTHVLEGADDFPAHVKSSIFGAELTIPITNHRLNLGTWQGIYLCEFRNYGGSRKITATIIS; translated from the coding sequence ATGATTACACAGACCGATATAAGGTTAAAGGAATACCATCGTGGTTTTCATCTAATTACTCATGTTATTGAAGATAATTTACCTAAGTTACCTGAAAAGGGCTTATTACATCTAATTATAAAACATACTTCAGCTGGGTTGACGTTAAATGAAAATGCCGACCCATCCGTTAGGGTGGACTTTGAATCGTTTATTAATAAGCTCATACCTGAGAACCACCCCGTGTACACACATGTGCTTGAAGGTGCTGATGATTTTCCTGCACATGTAAAGAGTTCTATATTTGGTGCAGAATTAACTATACCAATAACTAATCACCGTTTGAATTTGGGTACATGGCAGGGTATATATTTATGTGAATTTCGGAATTATGGTGGTAGTAGAAAAATTACAGCAACTATAATTAGCTGA